A genomic window from Deltaproteobacteria bacterium includes:
- a CDS encoding ABC transporter ATP-binding protein → MGTILRTEDLCRSFGGVLATNYVNLEIEDKGLRSIIGPNGAGKTTLINVITGRLSASAGKVNYLGKDITNKPPHELVRLGICRTFQITSIFMGSSVFENVRIARQARRGGSLRILSSRSSLSRVNEDAGSLIERLGLTEVFREPAKNLAYGDQRLLEVAIALAGDPKVLFLDEPTAGMSPAETERTAGLIRDLSDELSVVLVEHDMDLVMSISDSITVLHNGMIIAEGPPEIIRENEQVREAYLGKDE, encoded by the coding sequence AATCTCGAGATCGAGGACAAGGGGCTCCGCTCGATTATCGGACCTAACGGCGCCGGCAAGACCACCCTGATCAACGTGATTACCGGACGCCTTTCCGCCAGCGCCGGCAAAGTGAACTATCTGGGGAAAGACATCACCAACAAGCCCCCTCACGAACTCGTGCGCCTGGGCATCTGCCGGACGTTTCAGATTACGAGCATCTTCATGGGGTCGTCGGTTTTCGAGAACGTCCGGATTGCGAGACAGGCGCGCAGGGGCGGCTCCCTGAGGATACTCTCTTCCCGATCGAGCTTGAGCCGGGTGAACGAGGACGCCGGGTCACTGATCGAGCGGCTGGGCTTGACGGAGGTATTCAGAGAACCCGCCAAGAATCTCGCTTATGGAGACCAGAGGCTCTTGGAAGTGGCCATCGCTCTTGCCGGCGATCCCAAAGTACTGTTTCTGGACGAGCCCACGGCCGGCATGTCACCCGCGGAAACGGAACGGACCGCCGGCCTCATACGTGATCTGTCGGACGAGCTTTCCGTAGTCCTTGTGGAACATGACATGGATCTGGTCATGTCTATTTCCGATTCGATCACCGTTTTGCACAACGGAATGATCATCGCCGAGGGTCCCCCGGAAATCATTCGGGAAAACGAACAGGTAAGAGAGGCCTATCTTGGAAAAGACGAATAA